The nucleotide window TACGGGAGAACCTTCATGTCGAGCCCCGGCACCGTTTCCGCCGAATCCGCTCCGGCGGCCAATCCGCCCGCGCGCCGGTTCTGGCCGCAGGGCTGGTGGCGGCTCGTCGACTTCAAGATCGGCATCATCCCGCTGCCGGTCTACGTCATCCTCGTGGGCCTCCTCGTCGTCCTCACCTCGGAGGGTGAGATCAAGCCCGACGCGCCGACAATGATCGCGGTGCTGGTGCTGGGCGGCTTCACCTGCGCCGAGATCGGCAAGCGCCTGCCCGTCCTGCGGCAGATCGGGGCGGGCGCGATCTTCGCGACCTTCATTCCCTCGGCGCTGGTCTATTACATGCTGATCCCGACGCCGATCGTGAAGGCGATCACGGATTTCACCAAGTTCACCAACTTCCTCTACCTCTACATCGCCACCATCATCGTCGGCAGCATCCTCGGCATGGACCGCGAGGTCCTGATCAAGGGCTTCGTCAAGATCTTCGTGCCGCTGGCGGCCGGCTCCGTGGTCGCGGCCTGCGTCGGCACGCTCGTCGGCACCCTGCTCGGCCTCGGCGCCTACAACACATTCTTCTTCCTCGTCGTGCCGATCATGGCCGGCGGCGTCGGCGAGGGCGCGATCCCGCTCTCCATCGGCTACGCGGCGATCCTCGGTCAGACCCAGGGCGACGTCTTCGCGCAGGTCCTGCCCCCGGTCATGCTCGGCAGCCTCACCGCGATCGTGCTCGCCGGCACCCTCAACGCGGTGGGGAAGAAGATGCCCCATCTCACCGGCGAGGGCCGCCTGCAGCCGGACCGGGACAACGACGTCACCGCCGCCAAGGTCGAGGACATTCCGGTGGATGCGGCGACCGTCGGGGCGGCCGCCCTCACCGCGGTGACGCTCTACCTGCTCGGCGTGATGTGCCATCACCTCACCGGCCTGCCCGCGCCCGTGGCGATGCTGTTCCTCGCCGTGCTCGCCAAGCTCGGCAGCGCCGTCTCGCCGCGCCTCCAGGCCGGCGGCTTCGTCGCCTACAAGTTCGTGCAGATCAGCATGACATACCCGCTGCTCTTCGCCGTCGGCGTGGCGATGACGCCCTGGGACAAGCTGGTGGCGGCGTTCACGCTGGCGAACCTCATCACCATCGTGGCCACCGTGGTCACGCTGATGGCCACCGGCTTCGTGGTCGGGCGGCGGCTCGGCATGTATCCGATCGAGACGGCCATCGTGAATGCCTGCCATAGCGGCCAGGGCGGCACCGGCGATGTGGCGATCCTGACGGCGGCCAACCGCATGGCCCTGATGCCCTTCGCCCAGATCGCCACCCGCATCGGCGGCGCCCTCACCGTCACCGGGACGCTGGTGGTGATGCGCTGGCTCACCACCGGCTGAACCTGACGGGCCACGGCACCGGCCGGACGATAAATCCGGTGATGGGACTGCCGGAATGTCCCGGGAAATTCAGGTTAGGCCGTATCCGAGGCGTCCTTACGCAATCAATCTTAAGATATCTCGGATGAGATCACGGTGGCCTCGACATTTAAGGCCAGCCTGATCTTGCCGGTGCGCTGATGCCTGTCTCCCTCGAACCTCGTCCGGGCCCGCTGCGTGGTCCGAGGATGGTCCGCGATCTCCGGACATCGCCGGCCGGGCGGGGCCTGCGCTGATGGCGACCGAAACGGTGTGGGCAGAAGACGGGGACGGGCACCTGCTGGAGCGCGTCGAGGCGGAACTGCGGCGGCCTCGGTCGAAGATCGCCTTCGGTCCGGAGATCGAGGCCCTCTACCAGGGCGTCTGCGAGCCGGCCCGCATCCAACGCTACATCCTCTGCAACGTCGCCGGGATGCTGCTCTTCGACATTTTCGGCCACTTCAGCGGCCTCGTCATCCCCGACGTCGTCGTCCCGACGAGCATCCTGAGTTTCCTGGTCCTGACCCCGCTGTTCCTGGCCATGATTCCGCTGATGCGACGGCGGCTCCTCTCGGCCACCCATGGCAGCACGATCTTCCTGTTCCTGATCATCGGCACGATGCTGGGCATGATGCTGCTCTCGCGCGCGCCGAGCGCGATCCTGCTCGCCTTCATCATTCCCATGGTGACGGTCCATAGCAGTATCGCCCTTCCGCTTCCGGTGGCGCAGGCCGCCACCGTGGCGGCGGGCGCCGCGATCCTCACCACGGTCGCCGTGGTACTGCATCCGGGCTTCGACCTCGGAAGCGGCCTCTACGCGGTCACGCTCAATGTCAGCATGGCGGGCTACCTGACGGTCGCCACCCTGCGAAACGAGATCAACGAGCGGCGCTTCTACCTCCTGACCCTGCGCGACACCCTGCGCTCGGAGCGCCTGCTGGCGCGGAACCGGACCCTGCTGAGCCTGTCCGGCACCGATGGGCTGACGGGCGTCGGCAACCGGCGCGCCTTCGACGCCACCCTGGAGGATCTCTGGCGGGACGGGGCCAAGGCCGGATCGGCCATCGCCCTGATGATGATCGACATCGACTGTTTCAAGCGCCTGAACGACACCCACGGGCATCTCGGCGGCGATGTCTGTCTGCGCGCCGTGGCGAGCCTCATCGGCCCCGCCACGGGCAGCGCCGCCGCCACGTTCCGCTACGGAGGCGAGGAATTCGCGATTCTGCTCAGCGGTTCCGAGGCCGGGCAGGTCGCCCTGCTCGCCGAGCGCGTCCGCGTCGCCGTCGCGTCCGCGTGCATTCCCGTCCCGAACGGCCCTCCGGGCGGTATCGGCCTCACCGTGAGCATCGGTTGCGCCGCCCTGGTGCCGGATCCCGGCCTGCCACACGCCACCCTGATCGCCATCGCGGATGCCGCCCTCTATCGGGCCAAGCAGACGGGGCGCAACCGGGTCCAGGTCGGCACGTCGGGCTCCGTCCCGTCCCGGCAGGTCGCCTGACGAATCAAGGCCCGCTCAGGCCCTGCCCGGCGTCTCCAGATTGTCCGGCCGGTCTTTTGGGCCCACGCCAGCGGCTAGAGCGTCAGGGCGTGAACCAGGGGGCGCGGCGTTGCAGGGCTTCCGGCACGAGGTCGATGCCGTGGGTGCCGAAGGGGCAGATCCGGGCAGACCCGATCCAGC belongs to Methylobacterium sp. 77 and includes:
- a CDS encoding 2-hydroxycarboxylate transporter family protein; this encodes MSSPGTVSAESAPAANPPARRFWPQGWWRLVDFKIGIIPLPVYVILVGLLVVLTSEGEIKPDAPTMIAVLVLGGFTCAEIGKRLPVLRQIGAGAIFATFIPSALVYYMLIPTPIVKAITDFTKFTNFLYLYIATIIVGSILGMDREVLIKGFVKIFVPLAAGSVVAACVGTLVGTLLGLGAYNTFFFLVVPIMAGGVGEGAIPLSIGYAAILGQTQGDVFAQVLPPVMLGSLTAIVLAGTLNAVGKKMPHLTGEGRLQPDRDNDVTAAKVEDIPVDAATVGAAALTAVTLYLLGVMCHHLTGLPAPVAMLFLAVLAKLGSAVSPRLQAGGFVAYKFVQISMTYPLLFAVGVAMTPWDKLVAAFTLANLITIVATVVTLMATGFVVGRRLGMYPIETAIVNACHSGQGGTGDVAILTAANRMALMPFAQIATRIGGALTVTGTLVVMRWLTTG
- a CDS encoding GGDEF domain-containing protein, with protein sequence MATETVWAEDGDGHLLERVEAELRRPRSKIAFGPEIEALYQGVCEPARIQRYILCNVAGMLLFDIFGHFSGLVIPDVVVPTSILSFLVLTPLFLAMIPLMRRRLLSATHGSTIFLFLIIGTMLGMMLLSRAPSAILLAFIIPMVTVHSSIALPLPVAQAATVAAGAAILTTVAVVLHPGFDLGSGLYAVTLNVSMAGYLTVATLRNEINERRFYLLTLRDTLRSERLLARNRTLLSLSGTDGLTGVGNRRAFDATLEDLWRDGAKAGSAIALMMIDIDCFKRLNDTHGHLGGDVCLRAVASLIGPATGSAAATFRYGGEEFAILLSGSEAGQVALLAERVRVAVASACIPVPNGPPGGIGLTVSIGCAALVPDPGLPHATLIAIADAALYRAKQTGRNRVQVGTSGSVPSRQVA